In Streptococcus parapneumoniae, the genomic stretch GCTGATGTACGTGATGATATTATTTTCATCGCGGAAAATGGCAGTTTGGTAGAGTATCAAGGTCAGGATTTGTATGAAGCGACTATGTCTCGTGACTTTTATCTGACGACTTTTGAAAAGCTGAAAACGTCACCTTATGTAGACATCAATAAACTGCTCTTGACGGGGGAAAAAGGCTCTTATGTGCTAGATACGGTTGATGAGACCTATTTAAAAGTGAGTCAGCACTATAATGAAAATATCCAAAAAGTAGCGAGTCTGGAAGATATTACAGATGATATTTTCAAATTTACGACTAACTTCACAGAAGAAACGCTGGAAGCTGGTGAAGCTTGGGTCAATGAACATGTTCCTGGTGTTAAGGCTATGACAACTGGCTTTGAATCCATTGATATTGTTCTGGACTATGTCGATAAGGGAGTGGCCATTGTTGAATTGGCTAAAAAACTTGGCATCACAATGGATCAGGTTATGGCTTTTGGAGACAATCTAAATGACTTGCATATGATGCAGGTTGTGGGACATCCTGTAGCTCCTGAAAATGCACGACCTGAAATTTTAGAATTAGCAAAGACTGTGATTGGTCACCAT encodes the following:
- a CDS encoding Cof-type HAD-IIB family hydrolase; its protein translation is MIKLVATDMDGTFLDEKGRFDMDRLKSLLVSYKEKGIYFAVASGRGFLSLEKLFADVRDDIIFIAENGSLVEYQGQDLYEATMSRDFYLTTFEKLKTSPYVDINKLLLTGEKGSYVLDTVDETYLKVSQHYNENIQKVASLEDITDDIFKFTTNFTEETLEAGEAWVNEHVPGVKAMTTGFESIDIVLDYVDKGVAIVELAKKLGITMDQVMAFGDNLNDLHMMQVVGHPVAPENARPEILELAKTVIGHHKDQSVIAYMEGL